The following coding sequences are from one Spea bombifrons isolate aSpeBom1 chromosome 13, aSpeBom1.2.pri, whole genome shotgun sequence window:
- the SLCO4A1 gene encoding solute carrier organic anion transporter family member 4A1 produces MPHHINLDGSFNSKQELLYLNASSRSVSEYDLSTPSPDPRDQENALLSKSTYHLNPESSPEPSPKALYNKNSTKKRYECDDPCEIKFIPSEGDNECGWGSITPSFLQFCNTSKGVLFFLCVASFLQGMVVNGFINTVITTIERRFDLHSYHSGLIASSYDIAACMCLTFVSYFGGNGHKPRWLGWGVLIMGIGSLVFALPHFTTAAYEGSVTDDNGTCHSNQTQQHTESASKISHYRYIFMLGQFLHGIGATPLYTLGVTYLDENVKSSYSPVYIGIFYTAAIVGPAVGYLLGGFFLNIYTELSIPAGLTPENPLWVGAWWIGFLAAGAAAFLISFPILGYPQQLPGSQRYVVMRISEAHQVNSGAHKVDPDFGKTIRDLPKSLLMLLRNPTFIFLCLAGATEATLITGMSTFGPKLLESQFSLSASEAATFFGYLVVPAGGGGTFLGGFIVNKLKLHCSGVIKFCVSCTLLGILSVFIFLISCPNMPVAGVTTPYPGSVLLEGSLNLSAACNMDCRCLEDIYSPVCGEDQIMYYSACYAGCSEIYTDLGGGRKVYQNCSCVGWNASSAGGQAVAGKCSSSCHKMLLLLVFMFCVILFTFLGSIPALTATLRCVSDSQRSFALGIQWIVVRTLGGIPGPIAFGSMIDISCLLWQNQGGERGSCYIYQNSAMSRYTLTAGLVYKTLALLFFTLALILYKPPPLPAPSGTDKQDDAANGHLDKNRKEARNTSLTSPDPLS; encoded by the exons ATGCCACATCATATAAATCTAGACGGTTCCTTTAATTCCAAGCAGGAGCTCCTGTACCTCAACGCGTCCTCTCGAAGCGTTAGTGAATATGATCTGAGTACTCCGTCTCCCGACCCCAGAGACCAGGAGAACGCGCTGCTATCCAAGAGCACGTACCATCTAAACCCAGAAAGCTCTCCGGAACCGTCCCCCAAGGCTCTATACAACAAGAACTCCACCAAGAAACGCTATGAGTGCGATGACCCCTGTGAAATTAAATTCATTCCCTCCGAAGGTGACAATGAGTGCGGTTGGGGCAGCATCACGCCATCTTTCCTGCAGTTCTGTAACACGTCCAAAGGGGTCCTGTTCTTCCTTTGCGTTGCCTCGTTCCTGCAAGGCATGGTAGTAAACGGCTTTATTAATACTGTGATCACCACAATAGAACGGAGGTTTGATCTCCATAGCTACCACAGCGGGTTGATCGCAAGCTCCTACGACATAGCGGCTTGCATGTGTTTGACATTTGTTAGTTACTTTGGGGGCAACGGGCACAAGCCTCGCTGGCTAGGATGGGGCGTCTTAATTATGGGGATAGGATCTCTTGTGTTTGCACTACCGCACTTCACGACCGCCGCTTACGAAGGGAGCGTCACAGACGATAATGGAACGTGTCATTCCAACCAGACCCAGCAGCATACGGAAAGTGCCTCCAAGATCTCTCATTACCGCTACATTTTCATGTTGGGGCAGTTTCTGCATGGCATCGGAGCAACCCCCCTGTACACCCTCGGAGTGACATACTTGGACGAAAATGTCAAATCGAGCTACTCTCCTGTGTACATTG GTATTTTTTACACAGCCGCAATCGTTGGGCCGGCGGTGGGATACCTGCTCGGGGGGTTCTTCCTAAACATCTACACGGAGCTCAGCATTCC GGCTGGGCTCACTCCGGAGAATCCCCTCTGGGTTGGGGCATGGTGGATCGGCTTCCTGGCAGCCGGGGCCGCTGCATTTCTTATTTCCTTCCCGATACTCGGATATCCTCAACAGCTCCCAG GATCTCAGCGCTACGTCGTAATGAGGATTTCTGAGGCTCACCAAGTGAACAGCGGAGCCCACAAAGTGGACCCAGACTTCGGGAAAACCATTCGCGATCTGCCAAA GTCGCTGCTGATGCTTCTCAGAAACCCCACGTTTATTTTCCTGTGTCTGGCTGGAGCCACAGAAGCCACGCTGATCACCGGGATGTCAACGTTCGGACCAAAGCTCCTCGAATCCCAGTTCAGTCTGAGCGCTTCAGAAGCTGCTACTTTTTTTG GTTACTTGGTGGTCCCCGCCGGAGGAGGTGGCACTTTTCTCGGCGGATTTATCGTCAACAAACTGAAGCTTCACTGCTCAGGAGTAATCAAGTTCTGCGTGTCGTGTACCCTGCTGGGGATTCTGTCAGTCTTCATATTTCTGATCAGTTGCCCCAACATGCCCGTGGCGGGGGTAACAACGCCGTACCCCGGGAG CGTGCTGCTGGAAGGGAGTCTTAACCTGTCTGCCGCGTGTAACATGGACTGCCGCTGTCTGGAAGACATCTACAGCCCCGTGTGCGGCGAGGATCAGATCATGTACTACTCCGCCTGCTACGCCGGGTGCTCAGAAATATACACGGATCTCGGCGGGGGGAGAAAG GTTTATCAGAACTGCAGCTGCGTCGGGTGGAACGCGTCGTCCGCCGGAGGACAGGCTGTAGCCGGGAAATGCTCCTCTTCCTGCCATAAAATGCTGCTGCTCCTGGTCTTCATGTTCTGTGTGATCCTCTTCACGTTCCTGGGCAGTATTCCTGCATTAACGGCAACACTCAG GTGTGTGTCGGACAGTCAGCGCTCATTCGCTTTGGGGATCCAGTGGATTGTAGTACGGACGCTAG GTGGGATTCCTGGACCAATCGCTTTTGGATCAATGATTGATATCTCGTGCCTTTTGTGGCAGAAccaaggaggagagagaggatcCTGCTACATTTATCAGAACTCGGCAATGAGCAGATACACGCTCACTGCCGGCCTCGTTTACAAA ACCCtcgctttattattttttactcttGCCTTAATCCTGTATAAACCTCCACCTCTCCCCGCGCCAAGCGGCACGGACAAACAGGACGATGCCGCCAATGGGCATCTGGACAAAAACCGTAAAGAAGCTCGAAATACCTCCTTGACCTCGCCAGACCCCTTATCCTGA